Proteins co-encoded in one Pithys albifrons albifrons isolate INPA30051 chromosome 14, PitAlb_v1, whole genome shotgun sequence genomic window:
- the KLHL4 gene encoding kelch-like protein 4 isoform X2 yields the protein MSSSGSEEYFQSSNHAEQTFRKMESYLQQQQLCDVLLIAGDQKIPAHRLVLSAVSDYFAAMFTNDVREAKQEEIKMEGVDAEALRALVRFAYTGILELKEDTIESLLSAACLLQLSQVIEVCCNFLMKQLHPSNCLGIRSFGDAQGCTELLKVAHTYTMEHFIEVIKNQEFLLLPANEIAKLLSSDDINVPDEETIFQALMLWVRHDLESRQRDLGMLLSYIRLPLLPPQLLADLENSPMFADDLECQKLLMEAMKYHLLPERRSMMQSPRTKPRKSTVGALYAVGGMDATKGTTTIEKYDLRTNSWVQVGTMNGRRLQFGVAVIDNKLYIVGGRDGLKTSNIVECFNPLTKAWTVMPPMSTHRHGLGVAMLEGPMYAVGGHDGWSYLNTVERWDPQARQWNYVASMSTPRSTVGVAALNSKLYAVGGRDGSSCLKSMECFDPHTNKWSLCAPMSKRRGGVGVATYNGFLYAVGGHDAPASNHCSRLSDCVERYDPKTDAWTTVAPLSVPRDAVGICPLGDRLYAVGGYDGHTYLDTVESYDAQNNEWTEEVPVNIGRAGACVVVVKLP from the exons atGAGCTCCAGCGGCTCCGAGGAATATTTCCAGAGCTCCAACCATGCCGAGCAGACCTTCCGTAAGATGGAGAGttacctgcagcagcagcagctctgtgacGTGCTGCTCATCGCTGGGGACCAGAAGATTCCAGCCCACAG GCTGGTGCTCAGTGCAGTGTCTGATTACTTTGCTGCCATGTTCACCAACGACGTGCGGGAGGCAAAGCAGGAGGAGATCAAGATGGAAGGGGTGGACGCCGAGGCTCTGAGAGCCCTGGTGCGCTTCGCCTACACAG GTATCCTGGAGTTAAAGGAAGACACCATAGAAAGTTTGCTGTCTGCAGCGTGCCttctgcagctctcccaggttATCGAGGTGTGCTGCAACTTCCTCATGAAGCAGCTCCATCCTTCCAACTGCCTGGGAATCCGCTCCTTTGGAGATGCCCAGGGCTGCACAGAGCTCCTGAAGGTGGCCCACACATACACCATG GAACACTTCATAGAAGTAATAAAAAACCAGGAATTTCTTTTGCTCCCAGCTAATGAAATTGCCAAGCTCTTGTCTAGTGATGACATCAACGTGCCAGATGAAGAAACCATTTTCCAGGCACTGATGCTGTGGGTGAGGCACGACCTGGAGAGCCGCCAGCGAGACCTGGGCATGCTCCTCTCCTACATcaggctgcctctgctgccaccCCAG TTACTGGCCGATCTAGAAAATAGTCCCATGTTTGCAGACGACCTGGAGTGCCAGAAGCTCCTCATGGAGGCCATGAAGTACCACCTTCTGCCAGAGAGACGGTCCATGATGCAGAGCCCTCGCACCAAGCCCAGGAAATCTACCGTGGGTGCCCTCTATGCTGTGGGGGGTATGGATGCCACCAAAG GCACCACCACGATTGAGAAGTACGACCTGCGGACCAACAGCTGGGTGCAGGTTGGCACCATGAACGGCCGGCGGCTGCAGTTCGGCGTGGCCGTCATCGACAACAAGCTCTACATcgtgggagggagggacgggCTGAAAACCTCCAACATCGTGGAGTGTTTCAACCCTCTCACCAAAGCCTGGACTGTGATGCCTCCCATGTCCACACACAGGCATGGCCTGG GAGTAGCAATGCTTGAAGGCCCCATGTATGCAGTTGGTGGGCACGATGGCTGGAGCTACCTCAACACTGTGGAGCGCTGGGACCCGCAGGCGCGGCAGTGGAACTACGTGGCCAGCATGTCCACCCCCAGGAGCACCGTGGGGGTGGCAGCACTGAACAGCAA ACTGTACGCCGTTGGAGGACGGGATGGGAGCTCCTGCCTGAAATCCATGGAATGCTTTGATCCCCACACAAACAAGTGGAGTCTCTGTGCTCCCATGTCCAAGAGGAGAGGTGGAGTCGGGGTTGCAACCTACAATGGGTTCTTGTATGCTGTGGGAGGTCACGATGCACCTGCTTCCAACCACTGCTCCCGACTTTCCGACTGCGTGGAAAG GTATGACCCCAAGACAGATGCCTGGACCACAGTGGCCCCCCTGAGCGTGCCCCGGGATGCCGTGGGGATCTGCCCCCTCGGGGACAGGCTCTACGCCGTGGGGGGCTACGATGGCCACACGTACCTGGACACTGTGGAGTCCTACGATGCTCAGAACAACGAGTGGACAGAG GAAGTTCCTGTCAACATTGGAAGGGCTGGAGCGTGTGTTGTTGTGGTGAAGTTGCCCTGA
- the KLHL4 gene encoding kelch-like protein 4 isoform X3: MITEENTDESAERLSTSSSSLGMSSSGSEEYFQSSNHAEQTFRKMESYLQQQQLCDVLLIAGDQKIPAHRLVLSAVSDYFAAMFTNDVREAKQEEIKMEGVDAEALRALVRFAYTGILELKEDTIESLLSAACLLQLSQVIEVCCNFLMKQLHPSNCLGIRSFGDAQGCTELLKVAHTYTMEHFIEVIKNQEFLLLPANEIAKLLSSDDINVPDEETIFQALMLWVRHDLESRQRDLGMLLSYIRLPLLPPQLLADLENSPMFADDLECQKLLMEAMKYHLLPERRSMMQSPRTKPRKSTVGALYAVGGMDATKGTTTIEKYDLRTNSWVQVGTMNGRRLQFGVAVIDNKLYIVGGRDGLKTSNIVECFNPLTKAWTVMPPMSTHRHGLGVAMLEGPMYAVGGHDGWSYLNTVERWDPQARQWNYVASMSTPRSTVGVAALNSKLYAVGGRDGSSCLKSMECFDPHTNKWSLCAPMSKRRGGVGVATYNGFLYAVGGHDAPASNHCSRLSDCVERYDPKTDAWTTVAPLSVPRDAVGICPLGDRLYAVGGYDGHTYLDTVESYDAQNNEWTEEVPVNIGRAGACVVVVKLP; the protein is encoded by the exons GCTGTCCacgagcagcagctccctgggaatGAGCTCCAGCGGCTCCGAGGAATATTTCCAGAGCTCCAACCATGCCGAGCAGACCTTCCGTAAGATGGAGAGttacctgcagcagcagcagctctgtgacGTGCTGCTCATCGCTGGGGACCAGAAGATTCCAGCCCACAG GCTGGTGCTCAGTGCAGTGTCTGATTACTTTGCTGCCATGTTCACCAACGACGTGCGGGAGGCAAAGCAGGAGGAGATCAAGATGGAAGGGGTGGACGCCGAGGCTCTGAGAGCCCTGGTGCGCTTCGCCTACACAG GTATCCTGGAGTTAAAGGAAGACACCATAGAAAGTTTGCTGTCTGCAGCGTGCCttctgcagctctcccaggttATCGAGGTGTGCTGCAACTTCCTCATGAAGCAGCTCCATCCTTCCAACTGCCTGGGAATCCGCTCCTTTGGAGATGCCCAGGGCTGCACAGAGCTCCTGAAGGTGGCCCACACATACACCATG GAACACTTCATAGAAGTAATAAAAAACCAGGAATTTCTTTTGCTCCCAGCTAATGAAATTGCCAAGCTCTTGTCTAGTGATGACATCAACGTGCCAGATGAAGAAACCATTTTCCAGGCACTGATGCTGTGGGTGAGGCACGACCTGGAGAGCCGCCAGCGAGACCTGGGCATGCTCCTCTCCTACATcaggctgcctctgctgccaccCCAG TTACTGGCCGATCTAGAAAATAGTCCCATGTTTGCAGACGACCTGGAGTGCCAGAAGCTCCTCATGGAGGCCATGAAGTACCACCTTCTGCCAGAGAGACGGTCCATGATGCAGAGCCCTCGCACCAAGCCCAGGAAATCTACCGTGGGTGCCCTCTATGCTGTGGGGGGTATGGATGCCACCAAAG GCACCACCACGATTGAGAAGTACGACCTGCGGACCAACAGCTGGGTGCAGGTTGGCACCATGAACGGCCGGCGGCTGCAGTTCGGCGTGGCCGTCATCGACAACAAGCTCTACATcgtgggagggagggacgggCTGAAAACCTCCAACATCGTGGAGTGTTTCAACCCTCTCACCAAAGCCTGGACTGTGATGCCTCCCATGTCCACACACAGGCATGGCCTGG GAGTAGCAATGCTTGAAGGCCCCATGTATGCAGTTGGTGGGCACGATGGCTGGAGCTACCTCAACACTGTGGAGCGCTGGGACCCGCAGGCGCGGCAGTGGAACTACGTGGCCAGCATGTCCACCCCCAGGAGCACCGTGGGGGTGGCAGCACTGAACAGCAA ACTGTACGCCGTTGGAGGACGGGATGGGAGCTCCTGCCTGAAATCCATGGAATGCTTTGATCCCCACACAAACAAGTGGAGTCTCTGTGCTCCCATGTCCAAGAGGAGAGGTGGAGTCGGGGTTGCAACCTACAATGGGTTCTTGTATGCTGTGGGAGGTCACGATGCACCTGCTTCCAACCACTGCTCCCGACTTTCCGACTGCGTGGAAAG GTATGACCCCAAGACAGATGCCTGGACCACAGTGGCCCCCCTGAGCGTGCCCCGGGATGCCGTGGGGATCTGCCCCCTCGGGGACAGGCTCTACGCCGTGGGGGGCTACGATGGCCACACGTACCTGGACACTGTGGAGTCCTACGATGCTCAGAACAACGAGTGGACAGAG GAAGTTCCTGTCAACATTGGAAGGGCTGGAGCGTGTGTTGTTGTGGTGAAGTTGCCCTGA